From one Mytilus edulis chromosome 1, xbMytEdul2.2, whole genome shotgun sequence genomic stretch:
- the LOC139485220 gene encoding uncharacterized protein: MALSKATTLPPIPEEETNFLRFANLLIRISPKAVRVLFDKYFQPCGLHVVLTQSKRKLEGLNRKKILNKSQMDLLYPLKGNSKSSDMDLTLMICLLRNLQNMAIEDTLPAEALISEEADLSRIKYYRNWVAHNTAGSIDKEDFLAMWTNVCEVIQRIGGALFKIECDILMSSDLDSSYREICVSFAQQENRLEKVEEEYNKVDEELQSAKERICQLEESKDNTKDNLLLEVATWEQDNKKFFSTFAVKIILETVKQTSFVVITGSGGMGKSATAYNIALLFRNIKGYEILPINEPSDILKFCKTGRKQIVIVDDLCGKFAIDNRIVSSWIRLKPSITRLVKLSKDSLRIVATCRLHVSKCKQFQKLIQAFEITECDLLSDELVLDVDEKRKIGLCHLNEECLELLGEDLISQTDMFPLLCKLSAENTFNPDFFKNPFDFFETELDGMALENKECFFGLALLVLFNNNLKKSLFEDRCNTIFNEIFDEVFEELEMSERPSRLFVLRSLETLKGTFINETESSVSAIHDKVFDFIAFFIGKRLLKTILKYGNNHFISERMSFEFLNEFTDDDFVIMIDEDNEELYFQRIIKEIENRNFSIVTCNRIAKTTYYQGKIIDLLSKENDTLSIFIGNTWTLLYSALANCDMLSKFIIEERLKKVNIKQTLDTKSEAEGALSNVLFDTEIDIEDDEIDLGFLSSSNGPLILAIDDAREDIISALLKTGNAININEAVLVGEAEITPIVYSYFSEKLNITKMLIDYKADVNVQFSDGGTLLHFACEEGNIDYLEVILSSEECDLNRVNDLEETPLFLACRSGNTECVELLVASQCDINSSNVEGKSPLHIACSEENADIVRILLNTDFCIIDHCDNDNNTALMISCELGNTEIIHLLILHECDINTANVHGRTALHIASTMGYTELIQLLLANKCEINVCDNDNQTPLNLAIENYQKPCIELLITNGCAVNISNIDGRTSLHIACKIGQSDIVDFILNTNHCDIDKLDDNKDTPLAIACTHGNKNIVERLILKKCNIDTVNIYGLSPIHIAVRSDYIEIVQTLIQYGCDINLCNANKQTPLFCACEMGICSAVQLLLNGGCDTNISNSDGLTPLEIANDNGFLDIVSFFSEKKKPNEIEIIYSRI; this comes from the exons GAAACTCGAAGTCATCGGACATGGATCTTACTCTAATGATTTGTTTACTGCGCAATTTACAAAATATGGCCATAGAAGATACACTTCCAGCCGAAGCATTGATCAGCGAAGAAGCGGATTTATCTCGGATAAAATATTATCGGAACTGGGTAGCCCATAACACAGCTGGTTCCATTGATAAAGAAGATTTCCTGGCGATGTGGACAAATGTTTGTGAG GTTATTCAGCGAATTGGCGGTGCCTTGTTTAAGATAGAATGTGATATTTTgatgtcatctgatcttgacagTTCATACAGAGAAATTTGTGTTTCATTTGCACAACAAGAGAACAGATTGGAAAAAGTGGAAGAAGAATATAATAAAGTTGATGAAGAGTTACAATCTGCGAAGGAAAGAATATGTCAGTTAGAAGAAAGTAAAGATAATACAAAAG ataaccTTTTATTAGAAGTTGCTACCTGGGAACAAGATAATAAAAAGTTCTTTTCGACATTTGCTGTTAAAATTATTTTGGAAACAGTAAAGCAGACATCATTCGTTGTAATCACTGGTAGTGGAGGTATGGGGAAAAGTGCAACAGCCTATAACATCGCGTTATTATTTCGTAATATAAAGGGATATGAAATTTTACCAATAAATGAGCCAtcagatattttgaaattttgtaaaactggAAGAAAACAGATAGTAATCGTTGATGATTTATGCGGCAAATTTGCCATTGACAATCGTATAGTCAGTTCTTGGATACGGTTAAAACCTTCCATTACACGACTTGTCAAGCTATCCAAGGATTCACTACGTATTGTTGCAACATGCCGACTACATGTAAGCAAATGTAAGCAATTTCAAAAACTTATACAGGCATTTGAAATAACGGAATGTGATCTCCTCTCAGATGAACTGGTATTAGATGTGGATGAGAAACGTAAAATTGGATTGTGTCATTTGAATGAGGAATGTCTAGAGTTATTAGGAGAAGACTTAATATCTCAAACAGACATGTTTCCCCTTTTATGCAAGCTATCAGCGGAAAATACGTTTAATCCGGACTTCTTCAAAAatccatttgatttttttgaaacgGAATTAGATGGAATGGCTTTGGAAAATAAAGAGTGCTTTTTTGGCCTTGCTTTACTTGTACTGtttaacaacaatttaaaaaagagcTTATTTGAAGATAGATGCAATACCATATTTAACGAAATATTTGATGAAGTGTTTGAAGAATTAGAAATGTCAGAAAGGCCGTCAAGACTCTTCGTTCTACGTAGTCTAGAAACACTAAAGGGAACATTCATTAACGAAACTGAATCTTCAGTTTCAGCGATACACGATAAGGTGTTCGATTTTATTGCGTTTTTCATTGGGAAAAGGTTATTGAAAACCATCCTGAAGTATGGAAATAACCATTTTATTTCTGAACGAAtgagttttgaatttttgaacGAATTTACGGATGACGATTTTGTAATTATGATTGATGAAGATAATGAGGAGCTGTACTTTCAAAGAAttataaaagaaatagaaaatcGAAATTTTAGTATCGTCACCTGCAATAGAATAGCAAAGACGACATATTACCAAGGCAAAATAATAGATTTGTTGTCTAAAGAAAATGATACACTCTCCATATTCATAGGCAATACTTGGACATTGTTATATAGTGCACTTGCCAACTGTGACATGCTATCTAAATTTATTATAGAAGAAcgattaaaaaaagtaaacataaaacaaacattagACACAAAGTCAGAAGCAGAAGGTGCTTTATCAAATGTATTATTTGACACAGAAATAGATATTGAAGACGATGAAATTGACCTTGGGTTTTTATCAAGTTCAAATGGCCCTCTAATACTAGCAATTGATGACGCACGGGAAGATATCATTAGTGCATTGCTTAAAACGGGAAATGCAATCAATATTAATGAAGCTGTTTTGGTGGGTGAGGCAGAAATCACGCCAATTGTATATTCATATTTCTCGGAAAagttaaatattacaaaaatgttaatCGATTATAAGGCTGATGTTAACGTACAGTTTTCTGATGGCGGGACATTGTTACATTTTGCTTGTGAAGAaggaaatattgattatctagaaGTAATCCTAAGCAGTGAAGAATGCGATTTGAATAGGGTGAACGATCTCGAAGAAACACCTCTGTTTCTGGCTTGTCGAAGTGGTAATACGGAGTGTGTAGAACTGCTTGTTGCAAGTCAATGCGATATAAATAGCAGTAACGTGGAAGGCAAAAGTCCCTTGCATATAGCTTGTTCAGAGGAAAATGCTGATATTGTCAGAATTCTTTTGAATACAGATTTCTGTATAATCGATCACTGTGATAATGACAATAACACCGCACTCATGATAAGTTGTGAGCTAGgtaatacagaaataatacatCTTTTAATATTACACGAGTGTGATATAAACACGGCAAATGTTCATGGAAGGACTGCGTTACATATTGCATCTACAATGGGATATACCGAATTAATACAATTATTACTTGCAAACAAATGTGAAATCAATGTTTGCGACAATGATAATCAAACACCTTTAAATTTGGCCATTGAAAACTATCAAAAACCTTGCATTGAATTGCTTATTACTAATGGCTGCGCTGTAAATATTTCTAATATTGATGGAAGAACCTCACTTCATATAGCCTGCAAAATAGGACAGTCAGacattgttgattttattttaaacacaaaTCATTGCGATATTGATAAATTGGACGATAATAAAGATACTCCCTTGGCGATAGCATGTACACATGGGAATAAAAACATTGTCGAAcgtttgatattgaaaaaatgcAATATAGATACTGTCAATATTTATGGACTTTCTCCTATACACATAGCTGTGCGTAGTGACTACATCGAGATAGTACAAACTCTAATTCAATACGGATGTGATATAAACTTATGTAATGCCAATAAGCAAACACCTCTTTTCTGTGCATGTGAGATGGGTATTTGTTCAGCAGTTCAATTGCTGTTAAATGGAGGCTGCGATACAAACATCAGTAATTCGGATGGATTGACACCACTTGAAATAGCAAACGACAATGGTTTCTTAgacattgtttcattttttagCGAGAAAAAAAAGCCTAACGAGATTGAAATAATATATTCAAGAATCTAA